Below is a genomic region from Melitaea cinxia chromosome 20, ilMelCinx1.1, whole genome shotgun sequence.
aatcaatataaataacataataaatacttttatattaatattgtgctGTCATGATAAATTTAGAATCACTGTTTTTGGGTTTTTTATACCTACCCATGTTAATCCAgagaagtttaaaaaatttaatttaaattttctatttactCTATTGTCCTCATTGTAAGTAATGGTAGCAGTATTTGAAAATATGAACATATTATTGAATATTCAAATGTTGTTATACTGACTGACAAAAATTAGCGTAACAACAAtatcgtaaattaaaaaatatcgcgCCCGTGCGCTGCACGCGACTCGCGGGTCATTGTCACTGAAGTAGTTTTACTTTTCGCTCCACTTGTAATAGTTTCCTCATATGCATATAGCACGCTTACGCTCAATTATAAGCGAAACGTttaccaaatattttaattactttcttTACATAATGTGTTTCAAAATGATAGTATAAAACTATTTAGCTTAAAAAGTATAGCACAGATTTAACGTAGAAACTATATTAGTCAAAATTTCCAACCGAAATATTTGCGTTCAATATAATTGCAATAAAACCTTCTTAAGTTATCGTTACtgagaaatttaataaatatttcaaatttagaattcaaaaaataaaaaatatatatatttattagaattagaGTAGAGCAGcggtaaatatataaaagtacgCGAAGCAAGTGGCCAGCAACTTTTTATCGTTACAAGGTTTCAAGCGCAGCGAATCAGAGCACAAATAGACCGACGAATAGACGCCACCCTGCGTACGAGTTTCAATGACATTGAAACCTATCGATTGATGCAATTCATAGCAAGTGGATTGCGTCAGTTCATTGTAAAAcattaatgtaacaaaaaatgcGTAGAGGCAAGAGTATTGGTTAGAAGTGGGTATTTTTCCTGAAATAGGCCATCCaacttattattatgatattaaaccttaatataaaatgattCTCGACTACTTCATTGTTTAAAATTGAGAGAGTTTTGTCAAactctaataaataacaatctctctactctaataaataacaatCTAATTTGTTTATTCAAACAAGACTACATAAAtactttttgcattttttttttgctctttTGGCCTGACTGATTTAATGCATCCAAAATTAAGgatataaaattcatataaaattgttgaaaatattttttaagaatgttATTTCTTACATATTACAAATGCGAAAAGAACTTTGTATTCCTAACTTATGTAAAGTTTAAATCTTTGAAACAAATTTCATGATTTTTGACATAGAAACTGAGCGGAGTAAAGTGGAGATAGGCTACGTTTGTCTCAAATATACGCATAGGAAGTTGCAAATACcagcttttaaattaaaatatgcattAGTGTGAAAAATATGGTCCTTGTACACAATGTCCCTGCGTAGTTCTTTTACATTTATTCAGGATCGAGGAATTCGTAATTGATAttgttaacataaaaaaattcttttgataATGAGCAATCGTAATTACTACAATACGGCCGAACAGAGTAAGGTAAATGAATCAGCTATCGCCTATTAACTTGTTCTCTTTTAATTATCCATTTAAGCGTACAATGTCATATGGCCAGTGTTACGGCCAGTACTCATATGTCTCATTGTCTGCAGCTTAATCTTCATGAAATAAGGTTGAGGTTTTCatgtttaataaacattaacaaATCATGCGGTATTTGTACGCTAGTAacgctttaaatatttatcgaaaTAGATATGAagttaatatattgtaaaaataattaaagaaagcAATAACTGGCTGTAAAGTTATTCAGCGAGGAAATGAATATTTTGACAGTTTAAGCACGCGATTCCTTTAAATTTGAATCGTTTAATGAGggcctaattaaaataaattgaaaagtaAAGCATAAATCATTGGACAATGTTCCGGAGGCTACCGGATAAGTCCACGCTtgtcgttcgcctcgcccgcgcCGCTCACTGGCTTGCTTTTTGTCTGCATTCCATTGCACGCTAATTTAGAAGGGCATGCCTACGCGTCAACTTGCTATATCAATATAccaattatgtaaaattataaaacgccCACATCTAATAAGATGTCGGACGTACCTGAACTTTAAGACATAACAAATTAGTAACGTAAAGCGACAATAAGGGATGTGAATTTATGGGAAGCTAAGGTTTTAacgaaacattttataaattatatgtcgATCGAtatctgtaataaaaaatatgtataaattaattacattccTAACAATGATTAAAAGGTCAAGAAAAGTTCATTTAGCTGCgagacacataaaaataaaaacaaacgacATATTGATATGCGAGGGAAACCAGTCACAATATGACGGTGGGCAGGTCCGGAAGGTTGGCTTCCTGCTCGGTGACCTTCGGACAGCCTTCAGACCTTGACGCCATTCACTTAGTACTGCTTTACTTTTAttggttttaaattatatacgaaAGCGTGCTTGCTTTGTTTTTATGCGTGCTGTCATTTACGCAccaatttatttctttgtttacttgtattcaaacaaatataattaagtggttaatttataaaagttcATTTCACTTCGTTGCACACACGTAGATTCCAATCAAAACGAAAATCACACGAAATTGTAAAGCTTATCACTACAAGGAATTATGACTTCAACAAAAGTAAGATCTCATTGAGTAGTCATGCACAATGCATTAATTTCACCATACACGGCAGAAGGTCTGAAACAAGGTCGCTTCAAGCGCAAGAGCGTGCGATGCTATCTGAAATTTTGCAACTTGACGTGCTTGCATTGTTCATACAGTTTAGATTGCTTTTACAAGACGCTTTCATTCTTTTACCACGTGATAAAagtttacataattttgttatttttatatacaagtatTTGCTGTGACAGACGTCCTGTCTTGCAAACCGTTAAATatgtaaagtttaaataattgtttcgtTTTCTGTCATTATCAAATAGTCTCAATAGTCATAGTGTCAATAgtcattatcaaaaaaaaaattgcagtacACGCCATTCTTAAATTTTGCACCTAGCAatacttttagttattaatttttatttatgtagatagaTAAGCTTATAGAGCGGTATCGGGTTGTTCTGGTTCATTGGTGTGATATCTAAATCAATGATTTAATTATCTCGCACAGCTGGGCGATGACATGACCGCAAGCCCCTGACATCGTTACGTGATTCTGCACATAAGCTCGCCGCAAATACCATAATAACTCTATTACATTTtcgctaatattatttttcacacGATTGACAGTAGCTGAAGGTCTTGTGTTAAATTGAGTACGAGAATCATTAAGATTTTAAAGAATATCTTTAAATTCCTTTTACTACTACAGTAATTATTAAACGTTAGTGATCCTCGTTTTCGTGTTttcatttctaataataatataacataaaaagtgCGTGCATACAAAGTACacgtgtcagaagtgaaacttctttggcaaactaatttttaagtctacttaacaaaaacgttgccgtttcatccgttaaaattttaccaaaatgcacctaaaaaagtttcacttcaacaaGCAATAAACTTTGAAATAAAGTCACTTAGGGTTgccaaatgaaaaatattataggaAGAATTTTTATAGCATTACAAGCAAttagtaacattaattttgtttgtcaCGTTGATAATGTTGTCGTACCCTTATGTAGAATGTTCTGCACAATAAACTCACGCTACATACTTCTAAGCGTTATTTACATTACGATTTGTCACAATCTCAGGGTTTTCATTtcgtattcaataaaaaaaaaactgttaataaATACTGGTATGTAGTAAGCACTTGAGTTATGCTGTAGAGTTTGCTTTGTACCTTTAAAATcgtttagtttaattaaattaaaataatcgtgGTAGAGTGTAAAAAATGTGtgattaataaactttttttacactTAAATAACTATGGTTAGGTAAAAGTTTCAAGGTTCTTAatagttacattttaaatatctactCTTTTGTAAATAGAGAAtgtttaaatgaatttttataacatatgaTTAGTGcattaaattgtatataatttgaATACCTTTTATGACTATTTTGGTATTAACTACATTTTCAAAAGTTACAATAGAATGTTTTCTCTGACTATAAGTAATTCTTTACCaatatatatgcataaaaataaacttttttctttttttttggttaattttttttatgatgaaTACCATCCCAATAATATGATAAACTCTTAGGAGATTGATAGTGATTTATATCTTTtctttaaatagtttatttctttttgtcctgttataaaattatttaccttaATTTCAATATGTCTTAACTAATTTCATTAATGAAAACCTTTTGTTTTACTTACAGATTGTTATTGCTTGCCTGGCGCTGGCGTGTGGAGCCCATGCTTCCGGTTGGGCCGGTCCTCCGGCTAACATTGCTCTGTCTCAGGACGGACGCAACATCTTAGACACGCCTGAAGTAGCACAGGCGCGGGCAGCCCACTACGCCGCTCTCCAAAAAGCATCCCAAAACAACCCCAACCCACAAGACGACGGTTCAtacgatccccgctggaacaaCGAAGAGTACTGGCAGGGTGCTGAACAAAAATGGAACGGTGGTGCTGCTCAACAATGGAACTCTGCTCCTGCTCAACAGTGGAGCGACAACTCTGGCCAATGGAACGACAACTCTGGCCAATGGAACGACAACTCTGGCCAATGGAACAACGACCGCTCTGGTCAATGGAATGACAACTCTGGTCAGTGGAACGGTGACTCTGGTAACCAATGGAACTCTGCCCCCGCTGCCCCCGCATGGAACGCTGCACCCGCATGGAATGCTGCCGGACACGCTCCTGCCCCTGTCGCTGAAACTCCTGAAGTAGCGCAAGCTCGTGCTGCCCACCTCGCTGCTCTCTCTGCTGCCAACAGCGCACCTAACCACAACCAGTGGAACGCTCCCGCCAACAACCAGTGGAACGCTCCTCAACAGAAATGGAACGGTGCCCCCTCATGGCAAGGCCCTCCCGCTCAAATCAGACTTGCCCATAACGGTGCTGGTATCTTGGAGACCCCTGAGGTAGCTGCTGCCCGTGCTGCTCACTTAGCGGCTCACCAACAAGTTGCCCACGCTGCTCCCGCTCACCCCCAGCAGCGCTGGTGATTTCTTAACCGTCTTTCCTTTCTGGGTAGCGCTCCGGGGCATCTCTAGGGTGTTACTTTCTCGATGAGTGCGGGCAGGTGACATCCTGGAGAAACGTTGGGATACCCACTTTCCTTCGATCTCTTCTTCGTTTAGTAATATTTTCAAAGTGCTAGTGCGTCGGACATTTTCTTCCTTTAGCTTTTGTTACTTTCTCTAAGAAATTCCTattatacgatttttgtacataataaataattatatgtatgcgTAAACGAAATAtaaccaaaaatattaaaaactagttttatttgacactagctgacccggcgaacttcgtatcgcctaacacaaccTTTATCGtctggtattaaagttcaaattgacttttaagtattatcacaaatcttttgtatgggagtatggaaaagtgttgtttttagactttttcaggaaatttaaattttttttgaatttttctctccgtaagaaccatcctcgtacttcaaggaatattttaaaaaaagaattagcgaaatcggtccaaccgttctcgagttttgcgcttagcaacacattcagcgattcattttcatattatagattatagataaaccAATTTAGGAATtagtatgaaattaaaatactcTGTAAAGATACTTATttcataaaaacattttacatatttacatgACCATTATTttgcaaacaaataaacaaagtgcaaaatattaaacaaaaaagtttatatgaaaCACGTTTACATTCAATCGAAATACTTATGTATtagtatatttcaaataaaatatataaatatcttcatATAAAATTAGATGAAGCCATAAAGTTCCTTAAAGTGTGATTCCAAATGGAAAAGGAAAAACTGGTAAAATTGGTGAAAATGAGTATATTAatagaagaataataattatgttccttctcaaactaaaataattgtatttgctcgcaaacgaaaaaaaaccgacattagtttttcgacaagtaatacaacgtaagtagacgaaataaattaacaaacgcactagtcgtcactacgattttcgagcgtttccctcgatttccctgcgattccatcatcaggtcttggtttccttaccacacttgggatatctcctttccaacaaaaaaagaattatcaaaatcggtttataaacgacgaagttatccctgaacatacatatatatccacggtcgaattgagtaacctcctccttttttgagtcTGTTAAAAAAACCACTTCAAGTTACATCTACTAAGTAGTAGCAAAATGTCTACATCGTTAACGTACCTAAATCGAAAAAATAgttcaaattaaaatggaatcacatgacaagtaccagctctttaatacaaaataataatcaaaatcgatacacccggACAGGGAATTGAGGACCTCTTCctatttttgaagttggttagaAAATAAACAATTCTTTTCAGAAACTTCTCCTGTTTCGAAGTTGATTGAgatgtaaaaattaaagtttaaatattacaagttaTTAACACAAACGATTAAACTGAACATAGttattgcaataaatataatagtagaTAGGTACTATAGTGACGTTTTATTTAACACGAAACATAAAAAACTTTAATGTGATTACCATGTCTAAAACTAGTGATTacaatacatatacattatttatttaacatactaCAGTAACGCTATTTGTAACACGAAACATATGAAAAAGCTAATAGCTACTAGGTACATATAAGTAACAATGTCTAAAACAtagcattatttttaaatcgatattcATAGAAAATGTATCGTTAATCAAGTTTATTCGCATGCAAACGTGAAATTAAGTATTATCATAATAGCAGCAAACAGTGTAATGTTTACGGTCTATTCAGACCAATAATTACATTGATGAGGTTCGGTACAAcgaataactttaaaatgtgtaattttgtCATCGAAAGTAAACTAAGGTGGAACAAGGTCGATTTGTCATGTCCGCCATCAAATGATTAAACCACAAACATTGACAATGTGAAATTAGGTTAGATCAAGGAAATTTGTAGCTTTTCGTTATCGCTGTCCAGACGTTCTTGATCAGATTTATCTACAACACACATTTCAAATActgaaatcttaaaaaaaatatattaaaaaaaatggtaacgAGACacaaaacaaagttaaaaaagtCGTCAATGGAAGCCTTTACAGTGGTATGTTGAaggattaattaaatatttcaataagcTATTAATAGCAGTCAATTAAACTACCATATTAGAAATTAATCATGTTAGACCAAAGTCGGTGATATGTTGCTTTATCTCGAAGTATTTGATTAATGAAACagtaattaattcaattaacgAATATTTATCATTACTTAGCCAATCCACTGGGCTAGTCAATCAACGTCGAACCCGTGGTATGAGTGGAATACAATCAAACCGTTGACGCGCAATAAAACCGAGGTCAGTACGAATTCACGAATCTGTTTTAAGATACTAAgtcttaatttttaaccgacttccaaaaaaggaggaggttctcaattcgactgtatttttttttttttttttttttttttttttttttttttttttttttttatgtatgttacatcagaacttttgactgggtggagcgatttcgacaaattttcttttaatcgaaaggtggtgtgtgccaattggtcccatttaaatttatttgagatctaacaactacttttcgagctatatctaataatgcgtttttacttgacgcttttttcgtcgacctgcgttgtattataccgcataactttctactggatgtaccgatttgaataattctttttttgttagaaaggggatatacctagtttagtatcatgatatggaaaccaggatctgatgatgggattccagagaaatcgagggaaactcttgaaaatccgcaataactttttactgggtgtaccgattttgataattcttttttttttgttggaaaggggatatccctagtttggtaccatgataaggaaaccaggatctgatgatgggatctcagagaaatcgagggaaactctcgaaaatccgcaataactttttactgggtgtaccgattttaataatttttaatttaatcgaaagctgatgtttgtcatgtggtcacatataaatttcattgagatctgataactactttttgagtaatctttgataacgcgcagttacttgagtattttttcgtcgatctacgttgtattattcgtcgatgtaattgaagtcgtttttttttcgtttgcgagcaaacacaattattaaactaCCTtttgtaagcttataaatcatatttacgaCAAATCTAGTTTGCTTTATATCacgatattaaatttataaactattaCAAAGGTATACCTACTTTGTATATATCTACAATCGCATCGCATTGTagcaatatttataacaaagcTTAAAGCTTTCTAACTCAAATCTAAGAAATATTTTCTTACCGCTTTCCTAGTACTTGaaacatattttcaaaataaatttaatttgccaATAAGTACGTCATATCTAACTTACTTaaactgtaatattattattctctaCACAGAAAAAGTCTTCACGGCTTGTAAACTTCTACCGCTCCCTTTGTCAAGACATGAGAGAATACTTATTAACTTCTACTTTACACGGTCTTCGCTACATTGgcgaaaaaaaattgacatggCTTGAGCGGTgggtgaaatttaaatattagaagttccaatgtgtgtattttatgtattcAGCAATAATCtggtttatttcatttaatggcttccaatagcgccaaaataatatattgattataaaaaCAAGGAATTAATTATAGATATTAATCTAAgcctacttttaaataaataagcaatacAAGCACATAAATAGAAATTGAACAAGTACAAGTTGCGCCTTAGGCATGTGTTTTGTCGATAATAAATATTCGACCGTTGTAAGATCTGAGACATTAAAATCATTAGCTAAATACCTTGGAAAATTGTAAAGCATAATTTATTGTGTcgattatatgtattttagatTCTTCTGGTTAATCGCTTTCGGTAGTTCCCTGATATGCGCTGGATTCTTCATTCTAAACGTTTACGCAAAATGGCGAATGTCACCTATGATCGTCAGCATCAATCCGGAAAATATGCCGCTTAACAAACTTCCGTTCCCTGCGATTACAATCTGTAATGTTAACCAAGCGAAGAAGTCTGTTGCTGAACGGTATAAAATGTTtgggtaaataataaaatcaatagcAAAATATCGTACAGAAATGCTTTATTGATGCTTCTTATAAAGTTTCAGACAACGTTGAAGTTATGTGATTCTTTTGTTGTCTGTAATAACTCAATATTAAActtatatcaatattaaaattatatatttttattcataccattttatttttcagcAATTCAGTAGATAAGAAACTATTAGAAAGTCTTTGCTCATCTCAAACAGATGcagatatttttgaaaatgataTCGCCGAC
It encodes:
- the LOC123663568 gene encoding pupal cuticle protein-like codes for the protein MRPMIVIACLALACGAHASGWAGPPANIALSQDGRNILDTPEVAQARAAHYAALQKASQNNPNPQDDGSYDPRWNNEEYWQGAEQKWNGGAAQQWNSAPAQQWSDNSGQWNDNSGQWNDNSGQWNNDRSGQWNDNSGQWNGDSGNQWNSAPAAPAWNAAPAWNAAGHAPAPVAETPEVAQARAAHLAALSAANSAPNHNQWNAPANNQWNAPQQKWNGAPSWQGPPAQIRLAHNGAGILETPEVAAARAAHLAAHQQVAHAAPAHPQQRW